From Jiangella mangrovi:
CCAGCGCCGCGCCGATGGCCCGCTCCTCGTAGCGGAAGTGCGACTCCATGATCGCGGCGAGCCCGTCGAGCTCGCCCCGGATCGCGTCGCGGCGCTCCGCGGTGACGCCGGCCTGTGTCTCACCGGCCAAGCCTTGGACGGTGGTGAGGATGCCGGCGATCAGCCAGTGGTCCTCCTGCAGCGCGGCGACGGTGGCCGCGAGGTCCGGGCGGACGCGGAGGAGCTCGGCGAACAGGCCGGAGTCCTCGCCCTCGTGATGTGTCGTGAGCGCCGCACAGAACCCCAGGCAGTGGGCGAGCAGGTCGCCGTCGGCCCCGTCGGCGTCGAACCCGGCGGCCGTCTCACCGCCGAGGTCGGACTGCAGCCGCCGCAGCCGCTCCCGCAGCGTCGCGTGCGTCTCGGTGAGCTGCCGGCTCCATGCGGCGGTGCGGTCGAGGTCGCCGTCGGGCATCGGTCCATCCGATCAGGCCGCGCCGCTCCCCCGCAACCCGGCTCCGGCCCGGGGTCTTTCGGCCCTGCTCAGCGCGGTCCGGCGGGTCGAGGGTGGCGGTATGGGGGAGGAGACGCGGGCCGGCCCCTCATGGCCGGCACTCGCGCTCGTAACGGTGACCGCGATCGCCGCGTCGGGGGTGGCGTCGGCGGTGTGGACGACGCACGGCGACCGCTCGCCGCGGGCGATCGTCGACCCGGCGGCGCAGCTCGTCACCGTCGAGGAGGCCTGTGAGCGCTGGACCGACCAGACCGGGCGGCCGTTCACCAGCGACGGCGACCGCTGCGCCGCGCTGACCGGGTGGTTGTCCGACGCGCTGACCCGCACCGGCCGCAGTCCCTGGATGCTGTGGGGCGACCCGGAGAAGCTGCACACGGTGTGTCTGGAGTGGCTGGCGGAGGGTCCGCCGGCCGACCTCGGCGACGACGACGGCGTCACCTGGTGCGGCGACCTCGTCGGCTGGATGGCCGACCATGTGGGCTCCTGGAAGGACCGTGACGGCTGGGACGGCTGGCTGCCCGAGCCGATGATCGGCCCCTGACGCCGAAGCCGGCGTCACGGCCGCACGGCCCAGCGCAGGCCCGGGATCAGCGCCAGCCCGACGG
This genomic window contains:
- a CDS encoding hemerythrin domain-containing protein; its protein translation is MPDGDLDRTAAWSRQLTETHATLRERLRRLQSDLGGETAAGFDADGADGDLLAHCLGFCAALTTHHEGEDSGLFAELLRVRPDLAATVAALQEDHWLIAGILTTVQGLAGETQAGVTAERRDAIRGELDGLAAIMESHFRYEERAIGAALDQGVADTGWTRPVFALRD